The Lycium ferocissimum isolate CSIRO_LF1 chromosome 8, AGI_CSIRO_Lferr_CH_V1, whole genome shotgun sequence DNA segment TTTATTTGAGACCTTGCTCTCTGCTTAGACATTTTTTTCTCCCCTTTAGTTAATGTCTGAGATAAATACATGATTCTCTTCTAACCCAAAAAAAGACATTAAGACGCTCCACTAAGCAATTTCGTTAAGTTGAAGTTTTAATAGTCACATTGCAATTGGTCAGTAAACAGTACATCTGGTCTTCTGTAGAACAGAGGGTAATTGTGTTGCTGAATGAAGCTTCCTGTGTCAACCAGCAGAAGGATAGTACAGTTATAACAGGTCGGTCCGAAGACTTAGAAGGCTACTGTTGTATTAGTCATCGAAGTGGGGAATGCCTTTCCGAGCCTATCCCCATTTAAATTGGTCTATATTAAAATGCGTTCttttagactttttttttaaagtcacgtcacatttttttaataaaaaattaacttaaatgattttttttttttaaatcccatCAATGAAaagagtatatttgcaccattttataacgataagggtatatttatatcattttataacGGTAAGAGTGTATATACACTACTTGTATAGCAGAGGTTTGCTCTAAATTGCAAAGGGGtgtatttgcacctttgccctagttgtaaaaataaaaataaaaaatagtttaaaattcTAATTTCGTCTCTTCTCGTAGGCAAGTTTTCAAAAGATAAAAGTTGAACGTTTTTAGGGGTTTAGACCACAGGCGGCCGCTCAGCATCCAAAAAACATTCAGCCTCCATTGCCTCTCTTTCAGTAAACTCAAAcacaaaaagggaagaaaaagatGAGCAGATCGGGTCAGCCTCCAGATCTTAAAAAGTATGTCTACAATCTTTATCAATTTCCTAGTATTAATTTTGCTCATAAACATCTATTtgtcctctttttatatgttaaattTTGATTCTTTAGCTTTATTTCTTACtcctttaccctttttttttgtgtttttttagGTATATGGACAAGCAGCTTCAAAGTAAGTAAATACCCTTTTGATTGTTTTATCATTATTCTGAGTCTGGATCTGAATTTTATTTAGTGGGTGTTTCATCAAAATATAGTCTTTTGAGTGTTtagtttacttattttttgctGCAACTTGTTTAGactatcccaaaaaaaaaaagggacttgTTTTAGGGGTTTAGAGATGGGTTTAAGGTTTAGGGCATAGAAGACTTATTATGGCTTATGTATACTCTTTGTTTTCGtttcttttgtgttttttgCTTATTTGGGCTTTTGTTTCCCTGAATTTGGTTTAGTTTCTGTTACTGGTGTTGAGTATTCCTTTAAAAATCTGATTTTCATTTATGTTGCTATTTTTTCTGAACTTTTGCTGCAGCTTATATGGGGTTCAAGGAATATTGAAGTTCAACCCCTTTTGTTTGTTTCTCTTTATTGTGAGTCTTGATTTGGATTTTATTTGTGTTATCTTTAGTGGGTATTTCTTCAAAATACAGTCTCTGGCACTTTGTGAGACTATTTGCTTAATTTTTTGCTGCTACTTGTTTTAGAGTTTAAGTGGAACCTATAAAAAAGGAACCTTTTAGGGTTTTAGGGATATTGTACAGGGTTTAAGGTTTAGGGCGTAGAAGGCcagtttgttttttgtttttggttggGTATATGGTGTATTGACCTTTTTTGGGAAGGGAGTGTGCGCGAGTTGTTTCTCAAGGCacgtattaattttttttggttgttgttgttgtttgtacaAAATAATTACAAACTGCACTATAATATTTTTGATCAAGTTCTAATATATTTTTCCATAGTTTTTTCGATACTATTTTTGCCACGGCCTCttcattttcgttttttttttgggactaaTTTGAATAGCTTTTCTTGAGGCGGGGGTCTTTTGGAAACAACTTCTCTGCTGCGTACActccaccctccccagaccccactttgtgggattatactgggtatgttgttgttgttgtgaagcTAGTCCATGTTAGGTAAACTCCTCCGAATTTGCCATCTATCTCTCTGGTTGCTAATAGGCCCATTGTTGCCTCAAGAAATCATGCTGTTGGATGTCCTACAGTCACAACAAGTGCTATGATtgcaaaacataaatcacatgAATTTGAAGAGCCAGAATTCGAacaacaaacttttatgccagTTGACTCTAGTCATGTGACATAACTATACTTACTAATGATTATTGGTACATCAGTGTTATTCATGCAATTATTGTGTCTGTAGAGCCTTGTGATGTTGAGATAGATACACCTTTTTAAGGATTGTAGATGCATCAGTGTTATTTGTCCACTTTTTGTCACTAGTGAGCAAGATGGAAAGGACTACATAGAGCTTTGCCTTAGAATAACAATACTTCGTACGAGGATAATTGTTGAGCTTTGACTAAAAGTTGAGCTTCGCCCTAATCCTTGTGGCTTGCTATTATtttgaattgaaggttaaaagttattttcataGTATTCGCAATTATAAAGCTCAAGAAATTCGTGCCTCATGGTTAATCACACAAGCTTTATCATATACACCTGAGATTTTCATGAATATGGGATAGGACATGTCGCATGTATGGCTCTCCGATACATTTGGTAGGAAATAATACTCTTGATCGCACTGCTGATGTTCGGggttaaagttgaaaaaatgTTCCTTGGTGATTCTGACAATGTTTGCACCTATAGTTTACATGAAGTTGCTCTAGCTTGTGAGtcgagttctttttttttttttttggtttggtcAGGTAAAAGTTAAAGTTTCATTACTAAATAATGAAACATTAACCTATAACTAATTAAAACAATTTCATTACTAATAGCACCAAGAAGGTGCTTAAACTGCGAAAGAGCAAATCACCAATGTGACACACTAGTACATTTCCGATGCTATGCTCGTAATTGTCGGTCGAGTTACTTTCTGGTGTGGAAGAATGATGGGATCACCATGGATTAGCTTCACAAGAAATAGACGCTTTGTAAGCATAAAGTGAAACAGAAATTGGGATAAAAATTCGattagtttttattttgttggtttgagtTATTGTGTAGTATTTCTATTATCTCTTAACTTAGCTATAACTATGTGAGGCTCTTTAACCATTGTTGTTACTCACCGTATCTACTCCACGCCCCTTATTCGTATATCAATTTCTTTGGGTCACTGGCTATTTGCTGAGAGTTTCAGGTttaatattgatattttagCGGCATCCAATAAATGTAAGGGCTCGCTTGGTACGAGGGATAAGGGATAATTAATCCCGGGATTAAATTTGAGATGAATTTATCCCACGTTGGGTTGGGATAAAATCGCTGTATAACTAATCCTAGGATTAGTTATTTCGGGATTGTTGTGTTATTTTTATCCCTATGGGAGGGTGGGATAACTACTCCGACAATAAGTAATCCTGGTATAACTTGTTTcgcaaccaaacaacccctaaatGTATTGCCTAGTGTATTGACTTTTTTTTGGGGAAGGGAGTGTGTGCGAATTGTTTCTCAAGGCATGCATTCCCTTATCTGATTATGATACCAATTGTCAGTTCTTAGGTCATTGTGATTGAGACTCATGTCAATTGGAATTTGTGAACTTCTCATCTTTGTTTAAGAAAAAATGGGAGTCTATGTCTTACGTGATTACTCCTATTAAACCCTTATCTCTAGACTTGTTGTTACTGGGATTAGCTTTTGGAAATGCCAGAGGAGAGATGCGGATGCCCTAATGacgaggtgtgagaggttggctatgggtAGCTTCAGGAGAGGTAAAGGTAAGCCGAAGAAGCATtgggggaggtgattagacatgACATGGCGCAGCTCCAgcttactgaggacatgaccttagataggaagtTATGGATGTCGCGGATTAGGGTAGTAAGTAGTCGAGCGTCGTCTCATTGTCACATGAGATAGGTTTACCCTAGCATACCAGTAGTATTAGCACTATTCTCGTAGTTGTTGGCCCCTTGATTTCTGCTACTAcatgttgtttattgtacttCAGTTATCTCGGTAGTTTGTTGTGGTTACTGTTCCTTTCTCTCTATGCTTTATCCTTTTCTCTAATTCTTCTTTTACATATGTTTTGATAAGGgttacttgagccgagggtctttcggaaacaacctctctacctccacgaggtaggggtaaggtctgcgtacactctaccctccccaagatccacttgtgggattacactgggtatgttgttgttgttgaagagtAGAAATAGAAGAATGAAAAGGAAGTGTCAGCGACTAGAGACTTTAAAGTGAAGCAAAAATGGAGTTTAGTTTAGCTCAAAGGAGGTTGGGCCATTAACTTTTAGTACCTTGAATATGAAACACATTATTTGGTCTCTCAAACATCTAATTTGGCTGAACATGTTCGTCTACCTAGGAATCATGCTTAGTGACAACATGGGTATCCTTTTTATGGTTCTCCCACTTTCCACATTAAGTTGTCTCACGTGGTGCAATCTGGTTATTGTAAACTTTGAAATTTTATTGTATTATAACGACAGTGAATCCAAAAGATGGTAAAAGTTCACCTTTTAATGAATACCATAAGACATAAGTTTTCATCTTGCGTAATTGCACACAACATTTAAACTAGGTCTGGATAGAAATCTAACAACTGCAAAGTCCAGCTAATCTTGCCTTCATAGAGTCTCTATAGAACACTTCGTGTACTATCTGTCTAGCAATAGCAGTTGGACTCCTCTGTATATGCTGAAAAACTTCAATGTTCCTTTCTTGCCATGGGAATAAACTGCAGCAGCCAAACACACTCTATAAACCTCAGCTTTAGCACTTCTTCCCCTGAAATGAGATGTAGCCCATTCAATCTCAGCCTGCCATTCCATTAGTGCTCTGGAAATGCCCTGCCACTTAAGTACTTTGGACCATGTTGTTGTAGAGGTAGCACAGATGAAGAACAAATGGGAGTTGCTTTCATCTGCAACAGTATCACACAAAGGGCAACTCATATTCTCTACCAACCACCATTTAGCTAGCCGATCCTTTCGACACACGAGTCTACTCCATGTGGCCCTCTGAAAATCAGCTCTGAGTATACATCTGCCTGATAGAGAATTTTGCAATGCCAGAAAAGAGTCCTTGCTACAGCCTGCTTCTTCAACAAACTTCTGTGCCTTCAGTATTTTTTGCACCACTCATGAGGCTTGCTTCTCAATCTCAGTGGTGTCCCAGATAGATTTGCCTTTACTATAGTAGTAGATGTGCACCCAATGAATCCACAAGTTATCTTTTTTGCAACAAAGATTCCACAGTAATTTGCATATTGCTGTTGAGTTGCAGATCTTGATATCCAATATATCAACCCTCCTGCAGATTGGGAAAACAGATTTTTTTTCCCAAGCTATTAGAGCTTTATGAGCCACCTCCACTCCTCCTGTCCATAGAAAAACCTTATACAAGTGCTCTCAATCACCTTTATTATCTTCGTAGGCAACAGGAAAATTTGAGAGCAAAAGGTTCGGATTAAGAAGAGCACACACTTTTGATAATCTGTACTTTACTAGCATAGGACAGCAGTTTGGCAGTCCAGGATGTCACTTGTTCAAGATTTTCTCTATCAATGGTTGGCTTTGGCTAACTGAAAGTCTCTTAGAATTCGGTGGGACCCCAAGTATCTGATGAGGAGATCACTTTTTGAGAAGCCTAAGACATTAAGAATCTCCTGCTGAATCACTAGACATACACCCCCAAAGAACACTGAGCTTTTATCAAGATTGGCAATTAATCCAGATGATATAGAGAAGTCCTGAAACTTGTTAAATAATAGCTGCACTGATACCACATCACCCCTACAAAATAATAAGAGGTCATCGGCAAACTCCAGttatatggtgttcatattTCTCACATCTTGGTTAATAACTAAAGTCTGGCTGCAATTTCAATTCCTTTAAGGCTCTGCTTAGATACTCCATGGCTAAGACAAAGAAGAATGGAGATGAAGGATCCCTTTGTCTCAGCCCTTCTTGGCGGGGAACAAGAAAATTTAGACCGACTAACACCCACTCCAAGAATACCCATTCTACAGTCATACCCTTCTGCCCATCTATTTTCAGCCTGCATCTTGGAGATACCACCTTCCTTCCATAACCCTTCACAAGCTCATGAGTAAGCATAATATTATCCATAAGAACTCTGCCTGCTAGAATGCAGAGTGACTTCTATCCATGATAACTCTGCCTGGTAtgataattgattttcaactaGGAGTGTACAAGAAAAATCAAGTTTCGAAATGAGAATTATCTGATCAAAAAAATTTGTGTTGGATTCTTCTATTTTTCATGTTTAATCATGAATTAAGTCTCTAGATTCTGCCAAGTGAATgcaaaaataacttttatatCTGAAATTCAACcccttttgtttgttttatctTTATTCTGAGTCTGGATTTGGATTATAGTGGGTATTTTTCAAAGTGTAGTCTTTGGGACTTACTCAAGTTGTCGAACTTTGTGTGAATGTTAGCTTGATTTTTTGCTGCTACTTGTTTAGAGTTTAAGGGAGAACATTTTTTAGGGTTTTAGAGATATTGTATAGGGTTTAAAGTTCAGGGCACagttttttttatgtttttgtttaGGTATAGGGACAAGCAGCTTCAAAGTAGGTTAAAAACCCTTTTGTGTTTACCTCTGAAATTTAACCCCTTTTGTTTGTTTCTCTTTATTTTGAGTCTTGATTTGGGTTTTATTTGTGTTATGGTTAGTGGGTGTTTCTTCAAAATATAGTCTTTGGCACTTTTTTAGGGATATTATATAGGGTTTAAGGTTTAGAGCATAGAAGGCCAGTTTGTTTTTGGTCTTTGGTTAGGTATATGGACAAGCAGCTCCAATTAGTTTTTATGTCTGAATTTCAACCCCTTTTATTTGTTTCTCTTTATTTTGAGTCTTGATTTGGGTTTTATTTGTGTTATCTTTAGCGGGTATTTCATCCAAATACAATctttggaacttacttatggtGTTGAACTTTCTGTGGTTATTTGCTTGCTTTTTTGCTGCTACTCGTTTAGAGTCTAAGGGAACATAAAAACCCTGTTTGTTGTGATTTCTGAAACTCATCCACTTTATTTGTTTCTCTTTAGCCTGGATTgggattttgttgttgttatctttAGTGGGTATTTCTTCAAAATATAGTCTTTGGGACTTACTTAAGTTGTTGAACTTTGTGTGACCAGTCACTTATTTTTGCTGCAACTTGTTTAGAACAAGGAaccgaaaagaaaaaaaaaagaacctctTTTTTACGGATATCGGGTAGGGTGTTAATGTTTAGGGCGTAGAAGGCCAGTTATGCTTATGCATACGCTTTCTTTTCGTTGTCTTTTTATTGCTTATTTGGTTTTTGTTTTCCCTAATATTGGTGCTTCAATAACTATTGGAGACCCCTCTGTATTTGGAGTGATTTCTGTTATGGGTACTAAGTATTCCTTTAAGAATCTGATTTTCATGAATGTGGTTATGTGTTTTGAGCTTTGTGTGACTGCTTCCTTTTTGCTGCATCTTATATTGGGTTTAAGGGATATTGTTTAGTATTTAAGGTTCAGGGCACATAGGATAAGACCGTTTACAGCTTAAGTATACTCttgattttatgtattttttatttttaaagttcctGGGGTTTTGTTTTCCCGTTTCTGCAATTTCTAACCATATAAATGGGTAAATTTATATCCAAGGCCGCATGTTTGAGTTTAGGTTCTAACACTTCTCACCAGGGTACCTAGTTTGTTTAAGAAGATAAATTATTGTGTGTTGGAATGAAACAACTCCAAACAAAACGTAACGGATATTGAGGATTCAAGTAGCTAAGTCCAACTAATTTGGGATTGAGGCGtacttgttttttgttttgttttccgTAATAATTGAGACTGTAAGCCTTTTTCTCCTCCCATTTGACATGATGCTTCTGCTATCGTAAGACAAATGCTGATTCTGCATTTCAAACCCATCGAGATTTGCTTAAATTTCTCAAATAATGTGCCAACTTTTGCATAATGCGGAATCATATTGTACTCTGCATGGAAAAATAAGATCTTATTTTTGCGTATTTATATAAGCTTACATTTGAGGAAAAAACTAAGAACTGAAATGCAGTGACTTATCTTCTACATCTACATCTACATCTAATGTGTTGGTTCTCTTCTTTTAGTATACTGTATACGGGGTTTCCCCCAActgttaaataaaattatttacctgGTATACTCGGTTTCCCCCAATTGTTAAATAAAATTacttaccttatcaaaaaaaatctTCTACATCTAACGTGAAGAAGATTGACTTTTATTTAGATGGACGTGTTAAAAAATAATGCAAAGTGAAAAACAAGATGATCTATCCTTGCATTTTGATTAAGTGTATATTTTCAATGCAGCTTAAACCGTGTGAATTTTGTTGATGGTTAcaggaaaatagttttattaTCTTAACCCAATGGAATTTCACTTAAGTGGTGTAAGAAGTTTCAGCATGTCTACAGtttaaggatcaatgttatttTATCAGGAAAGAATTCATAGTTTGAAGTATCAATCATCAATGTTCAACGTCTGAATCACATAATCTCTTCTGTTAGTCCATTTCCTTCATTATGTAGCTTTCAGAACAGTAATGTGGTATACCTTTTGCAGTCAAGCTGAATGCGAACCGTCAAGTTGTGGGGACTCTTCGTGGGTTCGatcagttcatgaatttggTTATTGACAACACTGTTGAGGTCAATGGCAATGAGAAGAATGAGATTGGCATGGTGGTGAGTCTGTTCCGGCCTTTTTCGCTCCTGTCCTCTCCCCTATCTCGTTTACACCTGTTCCAGGACTTCTGATAGTGTTGAAATTGAatcatttctatatttatttagtCTCGGATATCTTATATTTTCTCATCTTAAGTTATCTCAAAATCTCGTTTGTTCTAGAAATCCCTTAACTATGGCGGTCATTAATGTTTCACTTGGTTGATGTTGCAGGTAATTCGGGGTAATAGCGTGGTGACAATTGAAGCACTGGAGCCTGTTGCAAGACCACAGGCTTAACATTGAAGCATTTAGAGGAATCTTTATCTATGTTGAAGATATTACTTCTGTAATGGAACCTAAGCAACTTACGTATTTTACCTGAATTAACTAGCTTTTGAGATGAAAGTTGACATGACAGTGCATGAATTCCTTGCAACCTTAAGTTATCTTAGATTTCTCTGTTGATCTAAGAGCACATTTTCAGAATTTCATCTGGTGAGTTTTGTACTCTGGAACTTGGTTCTTCCCTAGGTTGGGAAAATCAGTAAGAGGCCAATGCCAACAGATTTGTTGAGCACGATTATAAGTGATGAGGAAAATGTAAAAACCGCTTAATCCTTTGTTTCTTTTATAATCTTTTTTTGGCAATTAACAGATATTTTATTAATCACCAAGTAATCACTGTACATAACCAGAGCACACCATATCCCGGTTGCCCATCTCATTTCACCTATAAGTCTCCTCCATCTCCAAACAAACATAacctataaagaataaat contains these protein-coding regions:
- the LOC132068117 gene encoding probable small nuclear ribonucleoprotein G isoform X3, which encodes MDKQLQIKLNANRQVVGTLRGFDQFMNLVIDNTVEVNGNEKNEIGMVVIRGNSVVTIEALEPVARPQA
- the LOC132068117 gene encoding probable small nuclear ribonucleoprotein G isoform X1; protein product: MSRSGQPPDLKKYMDKQLQIKLNANRQVVGTLRGFDQFMNLVIDNTVEVNGNEKNEIGMVVIRGNSVVTIEALEPVARPQA
- the LOC132068117 gene encoding probable small nuclear ribonucleoprotein G isoform X2 encodes the protein MFLFRYRDKQLQIKLNANRQVVGTLRGFDQFMNLVIDNTVEVNGNEKNEIGMVVIRGNSVVTIEALEPVARPQA